In Virgibacillus sp. NKC19-16, a single genomic region encodes these proteins:
- a CDS encoding ABC transporter substrate-binding protein has translation MKKILFLCITFVLIVVLAACGGNDKEITVGSKTFTEQYLFAKMSSLLLEEEGFTVNETTDLGSTALRQALENNQVDLTWDYVGTGLVTYLGEDPMVDPQEAFDRLNEIDQAENDIVWTNLNEVDNTYTLMMREDHATELGISTISDLADYINNNPGELSMATNAEFANREDGLPGVEEAYGFEFANENVREMETGLTYNALRDGEVDVAVGFATDGRIDAFGFVNLEDDLPFFPSYNAAAAMTAETYEEYPEIEEIFAPLDDLLTSEVMRGLNYEVDIEERSVDEVAREFLVENGLIEE, from the coding sequence ATGAAGAAAATACTTTTTTTATGTATAACATTTGTATTGATCGTTGTTTTAGCTGCTTGTGGTGGAAACGACAAAGAAATAACAGTAGGATCTAAGACATTCACAGAGCAATATCTATTCGCTAAAATGTCTTCACTCCTATTAGAGGAAGAAGGATTCACAGTAAATGAAACCACTGACCTCGGGAGTACAGCACTAAGACAAGCTTTAGAAAATAACCAAGTTGATCTCACATGGGACTATGTTGGAACTGGACTGGTCACGTATTTAGGTGAAGATCCGATGGTTGATCCTCAGGAAGCATTTGATCGATTAAATGAAATTGATCAAGCAGAAAATGACATTGTCTGGACAAATTTAAATGAAGTTGATAATACGTATACATTAATGATGCGCGAAGACCATGCTACGGAATTAGGAATTAGTACCATAAGTGATCTGGCGGATTATATCAATAATAACCCAGGCGAGCTTTCAATGGCTACAAACGCAGAGTTTGCTAATCGTGAAGATGGCCTGCCAGGTGTAGAAGAGGCCTATGGGTTTGAATTTGCAAATGAAAATGTGAGAGAAATGGAAACAGGACTTACCTATAATGCATTACGAGACGGGGAGGTAGATGTGGCTGTTGGTTTTGCTACTGATGGTCGTATCGATGCATTTGGCTTCGTTAATTTAGAGGATGACCTACCATTCTTCCCTTCATATAATGCAGCAGCTGCAATGACAGCTGAAACATATGAAGAATATCCGGAAATAGAGGAAATCTTTGCACCATTAGATGATTTGTTGACAAGTGAAGTAATGCGAGGTTTAAATTATGAAGTTGACATTGAAGAAAGAAGTGTAGATGAAGTAGCGCGCGAATTTTTAGTAGAAAATGGTTTAATTGAGGAATAA
- a CDS encoding ring-cleaving dioxygenase yields the protein MNELKGIHHVTAITSSAEKNYEFFTYVLGMRLVKKTVNQDDIQTYHLFFADDAGNPGTDMTFFDFPGIPKGQHGTNEIYKSSFRVPSDGALDYWVKRFDRLEVKHTGIKKQFGTKTLSFVDFDDQQYQLISDENNEGVAAGIPWQDGPIPLEYAITGLGPIFVLVANFDYFKEVMEKVLLFKEIDKEGSFHLFEVGEGGNGARVVVEYNTVLPQARQGFGTVHHAAFRVEDRSVLEEWIKRMQEFRFPTSGYVNRHYFESLYANVAPQILFEFATDGPGFMGDEPYETLGEKLALPSMLEAQRDEIEKLVRPIDTVRSTKEFTKE from the coding sequence ATGAACGAACTAAAAGGAATACACCATGTCACAGCTATTACAAGCAGTGCGGAAAAGAATTATGAGTTTTTCACTTATGTACTTGGCATGCGATTAGTGAAGAAAACAGTGAATCAGGATGATATTCAGACATATCATTTATTTTTTGCGGATGATGCAGGTAATCCGGGTACAGATATGACGTTTTTTGACTTTCCTGGCATTCCAAAAGGCCAGCATGGAACAAATGAAATTTATAAGTCTTCTTTCCGTGTACCGAGCGACGGAGCACTGGATTATTGGGTGAAGCGTTTTGACCGTTTGGAAGTAAAACATACCGGGATTAAAAAACAATTTGGTACGAAGACACTTTCCTTTGTGGATTTTGATGACCAGCAGTATCAATTAATATCAGATGAAAACAATGAAGGTGTTGCAGCAGGGATTCCTTGGCAAGATGGTCCGATACCATTAGAATATGCGATCACAGGACTGGGGCCGATTTTTGTCCTTGTTGCTAACTTTGATTATTTTAAAGAAGTGATGGAGAAAGTACTATTATTTAAGGAAATAGATAAAGAAGGCTCTTTCCATTTATTTGAAGTTGGTGAGGGAGGAAATGGTGCGCGCGTCGTTGTCGAATATAATACAGTTCTTCCTCAAGCAAGACAAGGCTTTGGTACCGTTCATCATGCCGCGTTCCGTGTGGAAGATCGCTCCGTGTTGGAAGAATGGATTAAACGTATGCAAGAATTCCGTTTCCCGACATCCGGTTATGTGAATCGCCACTATTTCGAATCATTATACGCCAATGTTGCACCACAGATTTTATTCGAATTTGCAACAGACGGCCCAGGCTTTATGGGTGATGAACCGTATGAAACGCTAGGTGAAAAATTAGCGTTACCTTCAATGCTTGAAGCCCAACGGGATGAAATTGAAAAACTAGTTCGGCCGATTGATACAGTGAGAAGTACGAAAGAATTTACGAAAGAATAA
- a CDS encoding aldo/keto reductase, translating into MVKKVKIGKSDLYVNPIGLGTNYIGGHNLYPGTDDNAGKQLVKDAINAGVDYLDTAYLYGPGRSEELIGEALKESGKREDIVIATKGSVKFEGQDMQNDNSPAFLKQAVEDSLKRLQTDYIDLFYIHYSDNQTPKDEAVGALKELKDEGKIKSIGVSNFTIDELKEANKDGYVDVYQGEYNLLNRSAEEELLPFTAENNISFVPFFPFASGLLTGKYTKDATFNDLRAQMPHFQGEELEKNLEKVEKLREIANVKQAEIPHVVLAWYLTRDSIDTVIPGAKKLEQVKSNFKALDVQLTDSEVQQIGRIFS; encoded by the coding sequence ATGGTTAAAAAAGTAAAAATTGGTAAGTCAGATTTATATGTGAACCCGATTGGGTTAGGAACCAATTATATTGGCGGTCATAACCTTTATCCAGGTACAGATGACAATGCAGGAAAACAGTTAGTAAAGGATGCTATAAATGCTGGTGTAGATTACCTTGATACAGCATACCTCTATGGCCCTGGAAGATCTGAAGAATTAATCGGGGAAGCATTAAAGGAATCTGGTAAAAGAGAAGATATTGTTATTGCGACAAAAGGATCCGTTAAATTCGAAGGTCAGGACATGCAAAACGATAACTCGCCCGCCTTCTTAAAGCAAGCTGTAGAAGATAGTTTGAAGCGACTGCAAACGGATTACATCGATCTATTCTATATCCATTATTCCGATAATCAAACACCAAAAGATGAAGCGGTTGGTGCTTTAAAAGAATTAAAAGATGAAGGGAAAATTAAATCAATCGGTGTATCCAACTTTACCATTGATGAGTTAAAAGAAGCTAACAAAGACGGCTATGTCGATGTTTACCAAGGAGAATACAACCTCCTGAATCGCTCAGCAGAGGAAGAGTTACTCCCGTTTACAGCAGAAAATAATATTTCCTTTGTGCCATTCTTTCCATTTGCTTCAGGCTTGTTAACCGGTAAATATACGAAAGATGCAACCTTTAACGACTTACGTGCACAGATGCCACATTTTCAGGGGGAAGAATTAGAAAAGAACCTGGAAAAAGTAGAAAAACTACGTGAAATAGCAAATGTTAAGCAGGCAGAAATTCCTCATGTTGTCCTAGCATGGTACTTAACACGCGATTCCATTGACACTGTTATCCCTGGTGCGAAAAAACTGGAACAAGTGAAAAGCAATTTTAAAGCATTGGACGTTCAATTAACCGATAGTGAAGTTCAGCAAATTGGCCGTATTTTTTCATAG
- a CDS encoding MBL fold metallo-hydrolase, producing MLEKIRENIYKVNIRFSSSGMQEVNCYLFKGEQGYTVIDTGLYSKEAFEVWRRVLETGIVVEKVVLTHTHQDHIGLAKWFQDNVGVPVYTSNLGYKEMQKNRETNVRDKIKRLVVKHGGYELPTNSEDGSFIYDFEPDGFFEKNREILLGDELYEAIWTPGHAPDHFCFYNKSNKVMIVGDHLLKDISPVIGLWTGEEANPVEDYYHSLELIANCPTNIALPGHGESIFELNKRVAETKSRHASRLQQVLEGVENERKTAHQVCEEIYGNLESALYVSQLMATITRLIYLESVGKVKRVEEEGIVMFQAI from the coding sequence GTGTTAGAAAAAATCAGAGAGAATATTTATAAAGTCAACATCCGTTTTTCTTCTTCCGGGATGCAGGAAGTAAATTGCTATCTGTTCAAAGGAGAACAAGGTTACACGGTGATCGATACAGGTCTCTATTCAAAAGAGGCATTTGAAGTATGGAGGCGTGTTTTAGAGACTGGAATTGTTGTGGAAAAAGTAGTATTAACACATACGCATCAGGATCATATAGGTCTTGCAAAATGGTTTCAGGATAATGTTGGCGTACCTGTGTATACATCGAATCTCGGCTATAAGGAAATGCAAAAAAACAGGGAAACCAATGTCAGGGATAAGATAAAAAGATTAGTAGTTAAACATGGAGGGTACGAGCTTCCAACAAATAGTGAGGATGGATCCTTTATTTACGATTTCGAACCTGATGGATTTTTTGAAAAAAACCGGGAGATTTTGCTGGGAGATGAATTATATGAAGCGATATGGACGCCAGGACACGCGCCAGATCATTTTTGCTTTTATAACAAATCGAATAAAGTGATGATCGTTGGTGATCATCTATTAAAGGATATTTCTCCAGTTATTGGTTTATGGACAGGGGAGGAAGCTAATCCTGTTGAAGATTACTACCATTCATTGGAGCTGATTGCGAATTGCCCAACAAATATCGCATTGCCAGGGCACGGGGAATCTATTTTTGAGTTAAACAAGCGTGTGGCTGAAACAAAGAGTAGACATGCCTCCCGATTGCAGCAGGTTTTGGAGGGTGTGGAAAACGAACGTAAAACGGCCCATCAGGTGTGTGAGGAAATATATGGAAATTTAGAAAGTGCGTTATATGTGAGTCAACTGATGGCCACCATAACAAGATTGATTTATTTAGAATCCGTTGGTAAAGTTAAGCGGGTAGAAGAAGAAGGAATCGTGATGTTTCAAGCGATATAA
- a CDS encoding beta-class carbonic anhydrase, with the protein MLEYNKEFVAGKNYETYETDTYPNKRMVVFTCMDSRLVELLPKALNIQNGDVKMVKNAGAIIRDPFDSIMKSILVAIFNLKADEVVVIGHHDCGMSHVDTDALTKGMKERGITEETIQTLTHSGIDLHAEFRGFDTVEESVSQSVSIIRDHPLLPKEIKVHGLAIDPGTGKVDVVTKDEK; encoded by the coding sequence ATGCTAGAATACAATAAAGAATTTGTAGCAGGGAAAAATTACGAGACATATGAAACAGATACCTATCCGAATAAGCGAATGGTTGTATTTACCTGTATGGATTCACGTTTAGTCGAATTACTGCCAAAAGCTTTAAACATCCAAAATGGTGATGTGAAGATGGTTAAAAATGCTGGCGCCATCATCCGTGACCCATTTGATAGTATTATGAAAAGTATTCTTGTTGCCATATTTAATTTAAAGGCAGATGAAGTTGTCGTCATTGGCCATCATGATTGTGGTATGTCCCATGTTGATACAGATGCACTAACAAAAGGCATGAAAGAACGCGGGATTACAGAAGAAACCATACAAACACTTACACATAGCGGAATAGATTTACACGCAGAATTTCGTGGATTCGATACAGTTGAAGAATCTGTATCGCAAAGTGTATCTATCATTCGCGATCATCCACTTTTACCAAAAGAAATTAAAGTCCACGGATTAGCTATTGACCCGGGAACAGGAAAAGTAGATGTTGTTACGAAAGACGAAAAATGA
- a CDS encoding C40 family peptidase — protein sequence MLKGNHSVRKYIVSTAIITSLVFTPILSGSVFAYGGPSEEASQNNEPVNEQVEQVDIQETEETTEVNNNLISSGDRGDSVRDVQEELNDQGYNLSEDAIFGPNTDGAVRNFQADNDLLVDGIVGPETSEALSVNTAPASINDNSTTEEEPDQAVDTMTISTTSESDVASSESDVVSIAQSLVGTPYSWGGTDPATGFDSSGFINYTFAQAGIDLDRTHAAMWANNGTHVENPSPGDVVFFADTYQGGVSHSGIYLGNGQMIHAGTAETGVEQTTMSYDYWQDRYIGAKSFD from the coding sequence ATGTTAAAAGGTAATCACTCAGTAAGGAAGTATATAGTTTCAACCGCTATAATAACATCACTCGTCTTTACACCGATTCTGTCCGGAAGTGTTTTTGCTTATGGCGGTCCAAGTGAGGAAGCAAGTCAAAATAATGAGCCGGTAAATGAACAAGTTGAACAGGTTGATATACAGGAGACAGAGGAAACTACGGAAGTTAATAATAATTTAATATCATCAGGAGATCGTGGAGACTCTGTTAGAGATGTGCAAGAAGAATTAAATGATCAGGGCTATAATCTGAGTGAGGATGCGATCTTTGGTCCGAACACAGATGGAGCAGTAAGAAATTTCCAGGCAGATAACGACCTTTTAGTTGATGGGATAGTAGGGCCAGAAACGTCGGAAGCACTGTCAGTAAACACTGCACCTGCTTCTATCAATGATAATTCAACAACTGAAGAAGAGCCTGACCAAGCAGTAGATACAATGACAATATCTACCACCTCTGAATCCGACGTTGCTTCTTCTGAATCTGATGTTGTTTCTATTGCACAAAGCTTAGTAGGTACTCCCTACTCATGGGGCGGGACCGATCCTGCAACAGGTTTTGACAGCAGTGGCTTTATCAATTATACATTCGCACAAGCAGGTATAGATTTGGACAGAACGCATGCGGCTATGTGGGCTAATAATGGTACACATGTAGAAAATCCAAGTCCCGGAGATGTTGTATTTTTCGCGGATACCTATCAAGGTGGCGTCTCTCATAGCGGAATCTATCTTGGAAACGGCCAAATGATCCATGCTGGTACTGCAGAGACTGGTGTAGAACAAACAACTATGAGCTATGATTATTGGCAAGACCGTTACATTGGCGCAAAATCTTTTGACTAA
- a CDS encoding metallophosphoesterase, translating into MHILKKWLTPLIFGVIVIAFLSKVYIDTNYFKVNRVAFHSNKVQGEFNILQISDLHNKIFGDNNEKLVETVENLNADIVILTGDLVDRNTNELDHIFNLIENITAIHEDVYFVSGNHEWGNAHYGELLNGLQERNVTILDNKNEQITANQTTLNIVGVDDSSTNHENIEAAFAGINEEHYTILLSHSPGIIEKYDSIPADLILSGHTHGGQVRIPFIGALIAPGQGLFPSLEKGTYQLKPNQHLYIDSGLGTSVAPIRFLNQSQLSLIRVGDK; encoded by the coding sequence GTGCACATTTTGAAAAAATGGCTTACCCCTCTTATTTTTGGTGTAATAGTTATCGCTTTTTTATCTAAAGTCTATATCGATACAAACTATTTCAAAGTTAATAGAGTGGCATTTCACAGCAATAAAGTGCAAGGCGAATTTAACATTTTGCAAATCAGTGACCTACATAATAAAATTTTTGGGGATAACAATGAGAAACTGGTAGAAACGGTAGAAAACTTAAATGCCGACATTGTTATATTAACAGGCGACCTTGTCGATAGAAATACGAATGAATTGGATCATATTTTTAATCTTATCGAAAATATTACCGCCATCCATGAAGATGTCTATTTTGTTTCAGGGAATCATGAGTGGGGGAATGCGCATTACGGAGAACTTCTAAATGGTCTTCAGGAGCGAAACGTTACTATTTTGGATAATAAAAATGAGCAAATCACGGCAAATCAGACAACACTTAACATCGTTGGGGTCGATGATTCCTCAACAAATCATGAAAATATAGAAGCAGCATTTGCTGGTATTAACGAAGAGCACTATACTATACTGCTATCCCATTCCCCAGGCATAATCGAAAAATACGATTCCATACCGGCAGACTTGATTTTAAGTGGTCACACACATGGGGGGCAAGTGAGAATTCCCTTTATTGGGGCATTAATTGCTCCCGGCCAAGGGCTTTTTCCGAGTTTGGAAAAAGGTACATATCAACTCAAGCCGAACCAACATCTTTATATTGACAGTGGGCTGGGGACGAGTGTTGCACCAATCCGATTTCTCAATCAGAGCCAGTTGAGCTTGATTAGGGTTGGTGATAAGTGA
- a CDS encoding DUF3267 domain-containing protein — translation MQLFKELNVLEDKKLYYKINLFSLALLVVTIAVVLLAHLILIGEVHLSFSISNLIWIMGILLISLPIHELFHGIFFKAFSESGTIKYGFEKGMLYASNPGVFYTKRQFSTIALAPFVLNSLLFFLLFLFGVDGTIIWSVFILHTSSCAGDFWYIYEMIKNPTITHCEDTPVGIKLFVDV, via the coding sequence ATGCAATTATTTAAAGAATTAAACGTCCTGGAAGATAAAAAGTTATACTATAAGATTAATCTTTTCAGTTTAGCACTTCTCGTGGTTACTATAGCAGTCGTTTTATTAGCCCACCTGATCTTAATCGGTGAAGTTCATCTGTCTTTTTCTATTTCTAATCTCATTTGGATAATGGGTATATTACTTATTTCCTTACCTATACACGAGTTATTTCACGGAATATTTTTTAAGGCTTTTTCCGAATCGGGAACAATTAAGTATGGTTTTGAAAAAGGGATGCTTTATGCGTCAAACCCTGGGGTATTTTACACGAAACGTCAATTTTCCACCATTGCTCTGGCTCCTTTTGTTTTAAATAGTCTGTTGTTCTTCCTACTGTTCCTGTTTGGAGTGGATGGCACTATCATATGGAGCGTATTCATTTTACATACATCGTCCTGTGCTGGTGACTTTTGGTATATTTATGAAATGATTAAAAATCCAACAATTACACACTGCGAAGATACTCCGGTCGGGATTAAGTTATTTGTTGATGTTTAA